Within the Candidatus Melainabacteria bacterium genome, the region ACTGGTTTTGTTTTTATTACTTTTCCTACTTTTACACCAAGAGCAGTAACAGGAGCTCCTTTTGGAAGCCCATCAATGTTTTTAAATTTTGCTTCAAAGGTTCTTTGGGAGTTTTGATAAACAAAAAAACTAACTCCAAGAAAAAGTGCAATAAGAAAATATGACATCAAACGCAGCATAGTTAAAATGTTAACCAATAAGGTTATAAAAAATCAATCGCTTTGCGTAAGATACTTGGATAAAGTATCAAGCTACCAACCAACAGGAAGTAATGCAAATTAGTCTTACCAAGACTGTAAAAAAGTTGTAGCAATAGCTTTGCTTCACAATACTTAAAAGAAATTTTTAATCTATGTATGAAATTGGGGGAATAGTTAAAACTTAGGATTGATTTAGTAATAGTTTTTAAAGAACATAATTACTATTTTGATTACTGTCTTGAATTTTATTTTACATGTAGTACAATTATCATCAAGCTAAAAGAACTGGCAATTTAAAAACAGTGTAAAGCAATGAGCACAAAGATCCTTATCGTCGATGAAGACGATAGTACTTTTGTACAATTACAGAACTTCTTATCAAAGAATGGGCTGATACTACTGAGTGCTAAAAATGGCAAAGAAGGACTTGAATTAGCCCTAAAAGAAAAACCAAATCTTGTCATACTAGAGACTATCCTTCCCGAAATGGATGGTTTTTCTGTTTGTAAATCGCTTAGAGCTTTTGGTTTTAAAAATCCAATTATATTTCTAACTAAAAAATCATCTGAAATTGATGCTGTAATTGGACTAGAACTCGGTGCACAAGATTATATTAGAAAACCTTTTCAGCCTAATGAACTTCTTGCGCGCATTGAAGTTCAGCTTAAACAAAATCAGCTTGAAAATTTTGACAAGAAAATAATTGTAAAGGATTTGGAAATTGATCTTGAAAGAAGAAAAGTAAAATACAGAGGTGAAGTAAAAGATCTTACCCATAAAGAATTTCAGCTCTTATATGCACTGGCTCAATGTCCAAATAAAGTCTTTTCAAGAAATGAACTTTTAAACAATGTTTGGGGCTGGCAACAATTTGGGCAAACAAGAACAGTAGATATTCACATTGGATATCTAAGAAAAAAATTTGAACCTAACCCAAGAAGGCCCATACTTCTACAAACTATAAGAGGTGTTGGATATACATTAAATACTGAGTAGAGATGCCCTATTGGGCGTCTCTACTCAGACATGCCACGACATGTCCCTGGTAAAATATATTAATTGTGAATGAAACAGCAACATTTACTTCACTAATTACAATGGCTATTTTAATTTCCGCATGTGGGAATCTTATTTCTTCAACAAGTACACGATTAATTAAGGTTACAGACATTTGTAGAGCCTACTGTGAAAAGGCAAAGAAAGAAACAAATAAAGATGAACTTGAACAATTATTTATCAAGCTTGAAAAAGTTGGGCCAAGAATAAGGCTTTTAGAAACTGCACTTACAATGTTTTATTCTTCATTAAGCTGTTTTGCTCTTACAACGTTATTTATGTCACTTGATCAAATCATCTCAAAAGATTTACGCTTACTTACTTTAGCAAGCGGTATTGTAGGTGTTATAATTTTGCCAATAGCAAGCATTATACTTGTATTAGAAAGACAATTTACTATGAAATCAATTTGGCAAGAAATTGATTATGTAAACAAAATATTTAAAAAAAATTAGTCTGTGTTTAGTAGTTATTGTTATAGCTTCTTCTGTTTTGATAACCACCTGAGTATCCACCTCGTTCTCCCTCAGATTGTTCTCTTGCAAAACTAACATTAATTGGTCTGCCTTTTACATCAGCACCATTTAATGCTTCTATAGCCTGCTCAGCATTTGATTCTGCCTTCATTTCAACAAAACCAAATCCTCTGGAGCGGCCTGTTCTTCTATCAACTATTACTTTAGCTGATGCTACTTCTCCATATTCTTTAAACAGATCTTCTAATTCAACATCAGTAATCTGAAACGATAAATTGCCAACAAAAATTTTCTTTGCCATTTTTAATCCTCTTTCTTTTACTAACAGTGATAACTTTCGAAAGAGGATTAAGGAAAAGATCAAACTAAAGACCAGAACCCAACACTCTTCTCAAGATCACAAACTAATCCTACTTTTACACAGTGGATGTAAACATTGTACCACGCCTACTTCTTTTTTAACTTACAATTTGATTTGTTATAGTAACAAGTTCTCTTTTTAACCATCTTTTCATAAATCTCTCTTAACTTCTTTTCAGCAAAATCATTATGTAACAGTGGATTTAAAACCTTTGTTGCTGCCAGGTTATCAATAATTGTTTTAAACACTTGATAGCCAACAATTACTTCTCCAGTAGGAGTTACCATATGAACATCCCTTTCACATGCTTCTTTAGTTAAATTGGGAAATAGTTTATAAACAGTATCATCTCTATAGGATAAAAATTGAAATTTACTTTCCCAATCCAAGAGCTTGATATTTTTTTTAGCATCTCTACAATATGGACAAATACTGTCATAAATTACCCAATAATATTTATTAACTTTGTAAATTTCTCTTAGAGTTTGTTTATCTAAAGTTTTTGAATGAGGAAACTTTTCTTTTGCAATTGAATCTTGAACATATGCACTAAGAATAATTAGTAAAACAAATAAACTTATTTTTTTTAACATGTTAGAAAGCGTTTTCTTTTTCCCTCTAAGTTCCTTTTGCTCCCAAAGAATAATAATACACAATATGTGAAAACAAGATAATTGTTTTAACCCTAATAACATTTGTTATACTTTGAAAAAAATATGAAGAAACATCTCTCCTTAGGGTAAGTATTACAAGGTGACATAAATCACAAACAAAAGTAAACTTTCTTAATCGGCTCTTAATTATATAGTGAGAGAAGTTTTAGTAGGTTTAATCTACCAGTGAATAAGAAAATGAAAAAATTATATTTAAGTTTTCTTATCCTGATTATGTTCTTAATGAGTCAGGGTAATTCACTTGCATTATATATTCATGCAGCAAAAAGCAAAAGTCTAAAAGCACAAGAAAACTTATCTAGTATATTGCTTCCAACATTTAGATATGACAGAAATAATATAGAACTAAATCAAAAGCTGGCTATAGATTTAATCTTAGAACCAAATTCAAAAACCGTGAAAGTTGAAGTAATAGGTGCAGAAAGTATTGGTTTAGGCATTGATAGTAACACACTTATAGAGAAGGGGTTAAAAATATTTAAACCAAGTGAGCTTAGGCCTTCAAAAGAAAAAAAACAGAATTTCCGCATCAATTCATTTGTTATTTTTAACTTAAAAAAAATACAGAACCAAAACTTACTGATACAAGCAATTGATTTTAAAGTGCTTAAAGTGTATGTTAAAGGCATACTACCAGGTGCTTATACTTTAAGAGCCACTGTAGATGATGACAGAACTACTACTACTACAATCTTTACTAAGCCTGATTTTAGATTAGATGCTGTAACTCCCTCTGTTGTTAATCCAGGAGCTACGACAGTTCTTACACTTATTGGTAAGGGACTTGACTCACTAACAGAGATATTTATAGAAAGTAATAAAGTAGATATAGAAATAAAAGATATCTTAAGTTTTGGTGATGATATTTTAAAAGCAAATATAGTTACAAAAGATAATGCTTCACCAGGATTTAGAGATGTAACTATTTCAAGTCCTCTTCTAGGGAGATCTGTAACTTTAGTAAATGGTTTACTAATTAGTTCAACAAATCTAAGTACAGATAGTTTAGGAATAGACATTGCTCCTGGGATGGATGGCATAGATGGTATGGATGGAATGGATGGATTAGCTGGCATGGATGGCATGAGTATTTGTGAAAATCCAAACGATAATCTAATGATCTTTACAAATAATCTTCCACCAGGAAGGCAAGCTACTTCATTTTTTGATCCTGTTTTATGTAATCTTACTTTTGGGATTCCAGTAGGTTTTAATGGAGTAACAGGAAATACTGGTGCAATAGGTGTAACGGGTATAACAGGAGCTACAGGTGCTACAGGTGCTACAGGTGCTACAGGCGCTACTGGTGCAACAGGTGCTACAGGAGCTACAGGCGCTACTGGTGCAACAGGTGCTACAGGAGCTACAGGCGCTACTGGTGCAAGTGGCACAAATGGAATTAACTGCTGGGACTTAAATGGAAATGGAATCAACAATTCAAATGAAGACATAAATATGGATGGCTCATTTAATACTCTTGATTGTCAAGGGCCAGAGCTTAGAACAATAGAAGAAGTAATTGCAAACTGGTCTACTTTATCAGATGAGCAAGATTTTACAACTAGCTCAAGCAATATGACAAGGATGATAAAAATACCTTTCTTTATACACGACGGTGTAGTGTATGGTGGATTTTGGATAGATAAATATGAAGCAGCAAGAGCTGATGCAACAGCAACAGCTGAAGGCACATCCACTGTTCCAATAAGTAAAAGAAATGTTGTTCCATGGACAAGTATAAATCTTGCAACAGCAAAACTAAATGCAAGTGCTACAGGAAGACAAATATCCGGACTTGGAAGTTGTAAATTAATTGGGATGAGGGAATGGTATTCACTTTATTTACTTGGAAGATATGCTAAAGAAAATGGTATTTTTGGTGCTACAGCAAATGGTGGTTGGAATGAGAGAGGAAATACTAGGACTGGAAAAGACGGAAGAAATAATGCTGGTTTTATTTGTACTGATGATCCTGTAGAAAATGGTGGTGCTAGCGGTAGATGTTTAACAGGAACTGGATTTAAAAGTTGGGGCCATTTGCTAGATTCTACTGCAACAACAAATCCCAATGGTTCAGCCATAGGAGCTTCAGCAGACAGTGCTACAAATTCAACAAACGCATTTGATGGTGACTTGCAAGTTTATGACTTAGTGGGAAATGTTAGAGAGTGGATTGATTACACTATAACAAAAAGTGCAAGTGGATTTATTGTAGATTCAGGATATCAAGGTGCAGGAATTCCACTTTCTTTTACAACCAACAATAAATTTTTTAGTTTTGTTGATATTGCAGGGAATACAAATAATTCAACAAGCTCAGATGAAATTGAATTTAGAGGGTTAGGACTTCCACGCACAGGTGCTAATGGTAATCAAAGCGATCTAAATGAAGGAGTAAATGACGGGAAGTTTCTTACAAACTCAACAAATGCACAATATGGAACTGTTCGTGGAGGTTCATGGACAACAGGAGTTGATTCTAGATCACCTTTGTATTTAAACATTAGTACTGCACCAACTACAACAGAATCTGAAAGAGGTTTTCGAGTTATTTGTGATTTTTCAAACCCATAAATGTAACCAAAGGTTACATTCTCACGAACATTAAAAAAAATTTATCATTTCATGTAACCATTGGTTACAAAAACATAAAGGATTTACAAGATCGCATATTGAAATTAAGGAAGCTAAATCTTTATACTCTTTCTTCCAACTAAAAATTTGTTGGGGAAGGAGACAAAATGAAAAACATAAAATTAACAATTCTTGCAGTTCTTTGCATGGGCATACTTTCAAATAACCTTGCATTTGCTTTAGAAGAAAAAACTTCAAAGCCATTAAGCACAGGTATTCAAGAGGTACAAGCTGCCGTTTTGAGTGAAGATGGTAATGAAAAACCAAAGAAAAAGAAGGCAACAAAAGCAAAGAAAAGCAAAAAAGCAAAAAAACAATAAATGTTTGTAGAGGCGAGATTATCTCGCCTCTATTTCATTAAAATATGAAAGGAGAAAATCATGTCAGCACAGAATCAGGTTACTCTAATTGGTCGTCTAGCAAGGGATCCAGAAGTTGATGAGGTAGGAAAAGATAAAAAATATAAAAAGGTAAACTTATGTCTTGCGATAAGAAATATAAGAAAGAAATTTAAGGGAGGAGAGGATGGAGTAGATGCAGATTTTATTGATGGAATTATTGCATGGGGAAAACAAGCTGAGTTTGCTGAAAATTATTTAGTAAAAGGGCGGATGGTTGTTGTCCATGGTGAGTTACGTCCAGATCGCTGGAAAGACAAAGACAATAACAAACGTTATAGACTTACTGTCATTGCTAATTCCATTCAATCACTAGACTCTAATAAGAAGAAGAATAATGGTGTAGATCCAGATCTGTAGATCCCCAAAGGCGGCAGGCGGATTTGAACCGCCGCATAGAGGTTTTGCAGACCTCGGCCTTACCGCTTGGCTATGCCGCCGTTTCAGAGAATCAGAGGATCAGAAATCAGAGAATTAGAATAAAAAACCAATTCAAATAATATAATATCTCAAAACCGAATTTAATTGTCAATTTCCTTACACCCAATAGTTTCCCTATTTAAAGTGTAAGTTTCCCCACCCCCAATTATGTTAACCATAAGAGATGGTGGCATGTTTGCAGGAAATAGATTAAGATCAACTTTTTTAATTCCAATAAACTCCCAACATCCTGCAATATATTTCTGACCTAAAAGTATACATTTAGGTTCTGCATTGTTTACACTTTTGTCTGAACATGCTGCTTCAAAACCATCGGGACATACAATTAAACCATCTTGGGTACATAGTGGGCATAGATAAAATTGCTCCTGGTTAGCTCTAGCATAACTACAATAAAAAAACAAATTAAATAAAGTTGAAAACAAAATTAAAAAAAACAAATTCAAATTTTTATTTACCTTTTTGACACGAAATTTTGTCGAGATGAAAGTCAAATGCTGTATCATCATAGCTATCAGCAAGACATGCAGGTAACTGCATATTACCTACAAAGACGCAAGATGGCTTATATTGTTTTGGACAAGTAGGCTTGAAACCTTTTGGGCAATGAATCTCACCTATCTGTGTACAAACAGGGAGTTGTGTTTTTGCAAAACATCTAGGTGCTATTAGTAGTATTAGTGCTAATGAGATGAGTAAATTCTTATTCATATTTTAAATCTCTACTATTAAAGCATATTTTAAATCTAGACCAGAAGAGCTGCAAATTCCTAATTTTTTTCATGGATGTAACCTTTGGTTACGTTAGTACAAATCTAAACCTGCTAGTATATTTTTAACATGCTGTAAGGTAAAAATATTGAATAAGTAAAAACACCTGATATGAAAAATAGTACTTTAAATAGTAGCTTGGCTTTAGCAATTATCCTAAATTTTTTTTCTTTGATCTTAGCACCATCTTTTGCTTTTCACAAATTTTCTAAGAAGCAAGAAGAAATATTAAATAAGCTGATTGAAACAACAAAACCAACACTTCCAATTTTTGACAAGTTAGACAAACCTATTAAAGGCTATGTATCATTTTCTAAATATCTTCCTAGTGAGCATCACTTAAAAGAAACTACTTTAAGCAGTAATGAAAATTTAATTAAACTTGAAAAAGAAACTAGTAAAAGTTCACTTTCTGAACTTGAATTAAGACGCAAAGAACTTCAAAAAGCAGAAGAACAAGGATTAAATTTTATTCAACCATCAATACAACTAACACCTGAAGAACAAGTAGCAATTGATGAATTCTTTTCAAGAAATGAACAAGAACAGCTTTTAAATCTCTGGAAAGCAACAATTGAAAGAAATAAAACAATTCAATTTATTATCCAAAAATTAAGCCCTGCAAATTCTCCTCAACAAGCCAGTTCATTTTTATCACGGACTCTTGGTGCTGCTATATTTTTACCATTTTATGCCTTGCAGGCTTTAACTAATAATGCTGGTGCATATTATGGGAGCCAAGTTGGTGGAAGAGTTTTAGGTAGTGTTATTGAAGGAAAAATGCAAAAAGATAAAAGCTTAATTCAACTTTCTCAAACTGAAACTATTATTTTATTTATGATGATTGATGAAGTGGCTGAAAGGTTAAGGCAAAGATATCACAATTATAAAAGATTGATGGTGGAAAGATCACTAGCAACTAATGAACTAGAAGAAGCTAAGAAAGATATCTTAGATGCTCATGAAACCAATTCACAAGAAACACAAGTATTAACAAGCATTCAGAGAAGAGCAGTTGAAAGAGAAATTAGGAGACTTGATGCAGGAGTAAGGGCAGAGAAAAATGCATTAATTGAACTTGCTGGTCTACAGGCAGTAAGTGAACTGGATGAGCAGTTACAATTAGAGTTAGCTGCTACGCAAAATACCCCTCTTGACTTTTAGGTGTAGGAAAATAAAAAGGAGACATGCCATGGTGAAGACAATAACAAAAGAAGAAGTAAAAGAAAAAGGTCGTGATAAGTCAGAGGTAAAACCTGATGAAAGAAGTGAAAAACTTAAAGCTCTTAGTTTAACTCTTGAGAAAATTGAGAAAGATTTTGGCAAAGGCTCTGTAATGCGTCTTGGGGAAGCACGTTATGGAGTAATTGATGCAATTCCAACTGGTGCTATTTCTCTTGATTTAGCTCTTGGAGTAGGTGGCGTTCCTCGTGGAAGAGTAATTGAAATTTTTGGACCAGAGTCAAGCGGTAAAACAACTGTTGCCATGCACATTTGTGCTCAAGCACAAAAACTTGGTGGCATTGCAGCAATTGTTGATGCAGAACATGCCCTTGATCCGGATTATGCAAGAGCACTTGGGGTTAATACAGATGATCTTTTAATTAGCCAACCTGACACTGGCGAACAAGCACTTGAAATTACTGAACAACTAGTTAGATCTGGTGCTATTGATGTAGTGGTAATAGATTCAGTTGCTGCACTTGTACCAAAAGCAGAAATTGAAGGTGAAATGGGTGACTCACACATGGGACTTCAAGCAAGACTTATGTCCCAGGCACTTAGAAAACTTACAGGAATTGTAAGTAAGACAAAAAGTGTAATTATTTTTATAAATCAAATGCGTCAAAAAATTGGTGTTATGTATGGCCCAACTGAAACTACCACTGGTGGAAATGCTCTTAAATACTATGCTTCACTTCGACTTGATGTTAGAAAGATTGAAACATTAAAAAAAGATAATGTTGAATATGGGAACAGAATTAAAGTCAAAGTAGTAAAAAATAAAGTTGCACCACCGTTTAGAGTAGCTGAGTTTGATCTTTTGTACGGAAAAGGAATTAGCTTTGAAAGCTCACTTCTTGATGTAGCATGTAATCTTGATGTAGTTCAAAAATCAGGCACATGGTTTACATACAATTCTGACAAGCTTGGACAAGGACGTGAAAAAGCAGTAGAAGCTTTATCATCTAATCAAAAGATGATGAAAGAAATTGAATCAAAAGTTAGAACTAAGATCCAGGAACTCAGAGCACAGCATAGTGGAGCTATCGATTCAAGTACTGAATCTGGCTGGGCAAAAGACTTTAAAGAAAATGACGAATGACGAGATTCTACAAGCTTTTTAATTTTTCCACAAGATTTTTAAGTATCTTTAAGAAATCTGGAAGCTTACTATAAATTTCTTCAAATTGTTTTTGATCGTAAATATGCGAAAGTTTATTTCTGGCTTCAATCATTTCAAATAAAGTCTCATAAATTTTGTCATTTATAATATTGTTGTTCAAAGCAGCTTTTATTGCTGGCTTTGGGCCATTGATGTCTTCTCCTATTTTTTCATTAATATAAGATTGCAGTACTTTCCACATTAATTCTGCACAGTATTCAAACTTTTGAATCTGTCCGTTTTTTATTGCATCAAGTTCTACTTTTGAAAACTGATCAAGATTTATTTTAAGTACTTCTTCAAATCCATTTACAGCAATTTCAAATAAACTTAATTTATGTCTATAGATTCCACTTTGTTCCATATTTTAATGTCCTTTAAAGCTTCTTCCTTAAACTCAGGATTTACATCTACAAAATCAATAATATCAACTTTGTAAGGTACAATTGATTCTTCGATTGTATCTTTTATTTCCCAAATTATTTTTTTGTCTAGTTTTGTGTTTCCTTTTACACCAATGTCTATATCTGCTCTTTGCCTGTGTTTTTCTCTAACTCTACTCCCAAAAAGAAAAATATTAAACTTGTCTTTTGGAATATTTTCAAGGACTATTTTTTTTACAATATCTATATAATCATTTTCCATATCTAAATAATTATATTATACATTGATGCTGTCTTCTTGTAGTGTCTTATACCACTCTACAAACTTTTTAATTCCTTCTTCTGGTTTTGTTCTTGGTTTATAACCTAATAACTTTTCTGCTTTACTTACATCAGCATAAGTCAGTGGCACATCACCAGGCTGTGCCGGTTGCCAGTCTATGACTGCTTTTTTGCTAAGAGCATCTTCTAAAAGTTTAACCAGTTCTATAACCGATGTAGTATGTGATTCACCTAAATTAAGAATTTCAAAACTTGTTTTGTTGTAGTTCATTGAACTAGTTATTCCATCTATAATTTCAGTAATATATGTAAAATCTCTTTTGTACTGGCCGTCTCCAAAGACAGGAATTGGTTTTCCTTCATCAATTAATTTTGTAAACTTATAAATAGCTAAATCTGGTCTTTGTCTTGGACCATAAACTGTAAAAAATCTACAACAAACAATCTGCATTTTGTATAAATAGCTGTAAGTGTAACAATATCTTTCAGCAGTTAACTTGCTTACTCCATATGGTGAAATTGGTTTTAGATCTAATTCACTTTCGTTAAAAGGAATATTTTTACATTCACCATAAACTGAACTACTTGATCCAAAAATGAATTTCTTACAATTATTATTTTTTGCTGCTTCTAGTAAGTTTAAAGTTCCACCTACATTTACTTCTTCATATAAGAGCGGCAGTTTTAATGACGGCCTTACACCAGCTCTGGCTGCTAAATGAATTATAATATCAGGTTTATGTTTTGAAAATATTTCATCTATTAAATTTTTATCTCTTATATCACCCTTAGTAAAAATAAAACCTAGAGCATTTTTAAAGTGGCTTATATTTCTTTCTTTTATTTTTGGATCATAATAATCATTAAAGTCATCTACTCCAGCAACTAAATATCCTTCACTTAAAAGTCTTTCAGTTAAGTGACTACCTATGAAGCCAGCAAAACCAGTTACTAAGCACTTAAGCATGTAAAAAGTCCTTTGGCTTGACAGTACTAACCCAACTTTCAAATTCTTTTTCTTCAAGAATTCCTGTAATTCTAATTAATGAGTTTAATAAATTTTCACCTTGCTTATTTTTAGAAACAATACTTTCATCACAAGTTAAAGTTAGTTCTTTATGTAAAACCTTTTGATAATTTTTACTTGGTATTGACTTAAGTTCTTTTTTTAACCAGGATAAGAGTAATTCTTTTATCTGTTTTTTTGTATCTTTGTTTTTGTGATAGTAGTTAATA harbors:
- a CDS encoding DUF393 domain-containing protein, whose translation is MLKKISLFVLLIILSAYVQDSIAKEKFPHSKTLDKQTLREIYKVNKYYWVIYDSICPYCRDAKKNIKLLDWESKFQFLSYRDDTVYKLFPNLTKEACERDVHMVTPTGEVIVGYQVFKTIIDNLAATKVLNPLLHNDFAEKKLREIYEKMVKKRTCYYNKSNCKLKKK
- a CDS encoding nucleotidyltransferase domain-containing protein, whose amino-acid sequence is MENDYIDIVKKIVLENIPKDKFNIFLFGSRVREKHRQRADIDIGVKGNTKLDKKIIWEIKDTIEESIVPYKVDIIDFVDVNPEFKEEALKDIKIWNKVESIDIN
- a CDS encoding DUF2721 domain-containing protein, which produces MNETATFTSLITMAILISACGNLISSTSTRLIKVTDICRAYCEKAKKETNKDELEQLFIKLEKVGPRIRLLETALTMFYSSLSCFALTTLFMSLDQIISKDLRLLTLASGIVGVIILPIASIILVLERQFTMKSIWQEIDYVNKIFKKN
- a CDS encoding response regulator transcription factor, encoding MSTKILIVDEDDSTFVQLQNFLSKNGLILLSAKNGKEGLELALKEKPNLVILETILPEMDGFSVCKSLRAFGFKNPIIFLTKKSSEIDAVIGLELGAQDYIRKPFQPNELLARIEVQLKQNQLENFDKKIIVKDLEIDLERRKVKYRGEVKDLTHKEFQLLYALAQCPNKVFSRNELLNNVWGWQQFGQTRTVDIHIGYLRKKFEPNPRRPILLQTIRGVGYTLNTE
- a CDS encoding GDP-mannose 4,6-dehydratase; its protein translation is MLKCLVTGFAGFIGSHLTERLLSEGYLVAGVDDFNDYYDPKIKERNISHFKNALGFIFTKGDIRDKNLIDEIFSKHKPDIIIHLAARAGVRPSLKLPLLYEEVNVGGTLNLLEAAKNNNCKKFIFGSSSSVYGECKNIPFNESELDLKPISPYGVSKLTAERYCYTYSYLYKMQIVCCRFFTVYGPRQRPDLAIYKFTKLIDEGKPIPVFGDGQYKRDFTYITEIIDGITSSMNYNKTSFEILNLGESHTTSVIELVKLLEDALSKKAVIDWQPAQPGDVPLTYADVSKAEKLLGYKPRTKPEEGIKKFVEWYKTLQEDSINV
- the recA gene encoding recombinase RecA, with the protein product MVKTITKEEVKEKGRDKSEVKPDERSEKLKALSLTLEKIEKDFGKGSVMRLGEARYGVIDAIPTGAISLDLALGVGGVPRGRVIEIFGPESSGKTTVAMHICAQAQKLGGIAAIVDAEHALDPDYARALGVNTDDLLISQPDTGEQALEITEQLVRSGAIDVVVIDSVAALVPKAEIEGEMGDSHMGLQARLMSQALRKLTGIVSKTKSVIIFINQMRQKIGVMYGPTETTTGGNALKYYASLRLDVRKIETLKKDNVEYGNRIKVKVVKNKVAPPFRVAEFDLLYGKGISFESSLLDVACNLDVVQKSGTWFTYNSDKLGQGREKAVEALSSNQKMMKEIESKVRTKIQELRAQHSGAIDSSTESGWAKDFKENDE
- a CDS encoding single-stranded DNA-binding protein; this translates as MSAQNQVTLIGRLARDPEVDEVGKDKKYKKVNLCLAIRNIRKKFKGGEDGVDADFIDGIIAWGKQAEFAENYLVKGRMVVVHGELRPDRWKDKDNNKRYRLTVIANSIQSLDSNKKKNNGVDPDL
- a CDS encoding RNA-binding protein, whose translation is MAKKIFVGNLSFQITDVELEDLFKEYGEVASAKVIVDRRTGRSRGFGFVEMKAESNAEQAIEALNGADVKGRPINVSFAREQSEGERGGYSGGYQNRRSYNNNY
- a CDS encoding nucleotidyltransferase substrate binding protein, with the translated sequence MEQSGIYRHKLSLFEIAVNGFEEVLKINLDQFSKVELDAIKNGQIQKFEYCAELMWKVLQSYINEKIGEDINGPKPAIKAALNNNIINDKIYETLFEMIEARNKLSHIYDQKQFEEIYSKLPDFLKILKNLVEKLKSL